A portion of the Salminus brasiliensis chromosome 9, fSalBra1.hap2, whole genome shotgun sequence genome contains these proteins:
- the LOC140561548 gene encoding RING finger protein 227 yields the protein MLADMELECGICYRPYNSGRRCPRLLGCKHRFCESCLLRQGASTRPAGESDSQPGIVCALCRHHTVLAEAGLRENLPVDEELLERLMAAGTLEGTASDDEDDEEPETETDGQSKEESLPRTRRGRMWRAVKKLCCKIRGQDRRGCITDAEMRDLALMSCYMI from the exons ATGTTGGCTGATATGGAACTAGAGTGCGGGATTTGTTACCGTCCCTACAACTCGGGTCGCCGCTGTCCTCGGCTGCTCGGCTGCAAACACCGCTTCTGCGAGTCGTGTCTGCTGCGCCAGGGAGCCTCCACGCGACCGGCCGGAGAAAGTGACTCCCAGCCCGGCATCGTGTGCGCGCTCTGCCGCCACCACACCGTCCTGGCGGAGGCGGGACTGAGGGAGAACTTGCCGGTGGATGAGGAGCTTTTGGAGCGCCTGATGGCTGCGGGGACCCTGGAGGGCACCGCGAGTGATGATGAGGACGACGAAGAGCCAGAAACGGAGACGGACGGCCAGAGTAAAGAGGAGAGTTTGCCCAGAACGAGGAGAGGGCGAATGTGGAGAGCAGTGAAGAAGTTGTGCTGTAAAATTAGAGGACAAGATCGACGAG GCTGTATTACTGATGCTGAAATGAGGGATCTGGCACTGATGTCCTGCTACATGATCTGA